The Arachis hypogaea cultivar Tifrunner chromosome 14, arahy.Tifrunner.gnm2.J5K5, whole genome shotgun sequence DNA window tagccctttaagtttatctaagttaaagattaaagaagaaaattctgaaataaaagaattaacaaaaaaggtcgaaaaaataaatgaaaccctaaatactaaattatgacaataaataaagaagaaatatatgtaacttatcaagataagaaacaagagctctttgaaagagaaaatcgtttgaattatttgcagttttctgaaataaatcaaagagcatttgaagctctaaaaataatctatgacaagttaaaaagagaagttgaagagctagaaaaattaatagaatatctagaaaatagtgatgaagcgatgatagaatttgcagaaattctaaaataaataatgaagcatacaaagattgaaagaccagaaaataaaataaaaagaaaaagagcgaaaaaattaaaaagtaaaataaaggagtataaaagggaattaaataatcttcagatcgaaattgatgaccttataataaaaaggatagaaataagaataaatataaacaagttggagttaaacttaaaaaatttataaatgcctggaaaaccatattatgacttaaaagaattaaagctgttgaaagaaaaaatggagaatgaggttgaaaaattaaaaagatatttagaaacaacagaaaatgtagaaataaaagaagtttttgaagatttgagaaattatattaaagaaaaagacaaacagataaaagattttatatacaataatccttgcaaaaaagaatattataaactaaaacaagattgaaaaactatacaaatgaaatcagaattataaatactagtaGAAATGGTCAACATTTTTATGAATTTGCaaattatacaaattataaacttatttgAAGTAAAATATGAAGAGTAAAATTTTGCaaattatacaaattataaacttattcaaagtaaaatatgaagagtaaaattggtatcagagccaagttaacgattaaggataACATTTTCTCTTTAaacaacacttttagtgatacgctttttaaccaaataaaaacaaaaatctgtaaatctgtaccaaaatgtatctgtacactagatggaccttattttattatcaaattgaGTTTTGTagttcataaatattttattttttatttttaagtgtttaaaatatttgatctgctaataatgataataataaaaatactgttttttttttttaattgttggtCCCCTTATAATGAGGATAGGGCCACGCACCTCTGATGCCAACAAAATATAAAGCAAAGTCTATACAATATATTATTGGAGAGTTTAGTCAGATGAAAAAATTCCTCACGGCATTGCCTGTGTAactaaagaagaaaaaatgaatttggctacaccaaactcaattttattattattattattattattattatggaaaagagaaaatctctacatacaagtgtCTTGTGATTACAAGCTTTATAAAACTGAAGAGAACAAAATCCACTAAACACATTTTTATGTGCCTCTTTAACAgacttttaaatcaattcaaatcaattaatgcgcaaatatataactttcatttttcaaaagttttcatttctttttttcgaatttcttgtcaaatttgttggatctccgcgttctctctttgcttcgtttttttttcaattttcatggtttttgaaatcaagtcttgaaatcgttttgaagatgatagaacttcagaaatacacccaaacgattacataaatacacccaaacggttacagaaagaattacagaaatacacccaaaagatttaagaaatacacctaaaatagggagagacagtatatttcttcttgaaatcttttaatgttttgctggttaaggatgaggcacatgacacagacaatttaaaaaaaaacctagaagaacagtaaaatagtaccttgaataatgtttcttcgttttttctggtgatttttgatggagatttgtatcttttcttcttgatttcttctactctttgCGAGGATTTGGAACGTTTCTGCAGAATCGTAGTTTGTTTCAAATGTCGCTTGAATCTTGACGGTTTgcattttgattgaggaagaagaggaagagtgaacGTATTGTGGAAGGGTGCTTAAGGCGCGTGCGTTGGACGCTCGATTCTAAAAGAGTggtgtgcgtgtttttttttttacttgaacCAATTTATAtagcttgtaagccaaaaagattTGTATATGTAGACCTGTGTTGAAAAAATGAATTTAGCTACACCAAAAATTTGTATTGTCTTAAAATAATAATGTTAGAAACTcgaaatgtcttttttttttttttgttaaggagTTAGTTATCCtttgtaaaaataaataagagtcgGGTTAGATCTTTACTCGTGTGATTAAACACTCAAACTGAAATTGCCATGTCTGTTTTACCCTCCATTTCTGATTCTCTCACTCTGTTCGTGTCTTTTTCTTCTTGCTGAGCTGAATTTCAACATGGTGCGTTGAGTTTCAACATTTGTAGTAAGAGAAGTGTGTTACTCTAATCTTATTTTGAGAGTGATCATTCTGTAATTTTGTAATAAGTATGTAACATTCTGAAATTCTCCCTCAACAAGTCAAGCTTGGCAGATAATGCTTTATTTTCTGTAATAACATTAACATGTGATTATCACTTAGTTCTTATTCTTTTATGATCCAATTTGAATATCAAATTAAAATGgatatttttatgtatagaaaAACAACTTCAGTCAAATGATGTGTTGTATGTTTTTTTCCTTATACATACATTAGACAATAATATAATGTTGTGTTTCACCGTCGCTATAAACAACTACTCATCATCATGTGAAAAACATTGTTTAAAAAAAGGTAGTGACCAGTGGCCACATTTGTCATCTAGCATCTAATTTCAAACTTGCTGATTGGACTTTGAAATAATTAATCTAGTTTAATAGATATGCAACAATCAAAAGATGTTTAGCGTGTATAATATGTATCCAAACTTTACGTGATTAGCACGAAATTAAATGgataatatttttaactttttctgTCTCAGCTATAGCcaacaaaattattattagtagaaaATAATATTGTAATTCTAATTTTGTCACTTTTTCATTCAAATATCAAATAGAGTATATATTATCATCATTTTGCCCAATTGATAAACATTTCATGATTTTTTGAAGACTGGCCAGCTTCAACTAAGTTGTTCCTTATCACTTGCTTCAATTTCAAAGACCTTTCCTTTATGGTTTCATCTTGAAGCAATTGCTCAACCTTCTTCCTTATCTCTTCCTTTGATATGAATCCATTTTCATCTTTGTCTAATCCAATTCCAACTTTCCACACCTCACAAATGTATGACTTGTTCCAAAATTGATCACTGAAAAATGGACAACACAAGAATGGTACACCACTGGACACACTTTCAACAACTGAATTCCAACCGCAATGACTTATGAAACAAGCAATTGCAGAATGGTTCAGTACTTTTTTCTGTGGTGCCCAACTAACAATTTTACCTTTACTTCCATGAAATTCATTTGGGTATGTGTTATTTCCCTTGTTATCATCATTACTTGTTCTTACAACCCAAAGAAAAGGCTTGTCAATGAGATCAAGTGCAAGTGCTAATTCTTTGAGTTGCTTGGATTCCATAACTGCCAAGCTACCAAATGAAACATATACAACagattgaggttgttgttgatccAACCATTCTAAGCATGTTGTGTCCTCTTGCCAGAATGAGgagcttttgttgttgttgttgttgtcactTTCAATCAATGGTCCAATTGGTAGAAACTTTGGTGATATGGAGAATGCTCCTGGCTCAAGATCATAGGCACTATTGCAAAGCCACCACTCTGCTAATTCCATATTATGCATCACATCTTGCACAATATTATCAAAGAAAATCTTACCTAGGCTAACCCATGGTAAATTTTTTGTGTCCATCATAGGCATATTTGGGGAAAGTTGAATTTCTTGTTTCTTGGTGGGGATTccttcaattgaaaaagaaaaaaaaaagcctatAAAGCTCTCATCACACATTTAATTTATGGTAATACAGAGACAATAATCTAAAGATAGTTTATTTAACTCAACATCTATAATTACATATTTGTTACATTTAATATTACTCAATTATTTCAGCAGGAACTAAAAAATGCAAAATAAGATAACTGAATATAGGctatttcaaattgattttttattatatcttaaatttttttgtttgattttacagTAAATGAAAATAAACTTAGGATATGAAAAATGATAGGTAGAAGTTAAATAAACACAAgctaaaaagtaaagaaaattactgtgacaaaaataagtaaatatacTATTCTTACCATCTGAATCAATAATTCCATCATGCATGAATCTTGGGATACAATAAAGGGAGGCTGAAGTAGTTGCTGAGAATGGAAAGAGAAAAGCTCCTTTGATTCCAAATTTGTGAGCAACTTGCAAGGCCCAACCCATACTAATTGTGACAACAATGCAAGTGATTTTATTATTAACATCCAAGGTATTGATATCTTCTATGAGCTTTGGAAGCAAAAGAGGCATGGATCTTTCCATAGAGACAAGCAATTTCACAATATCACTTCTATCATCTTCAGGGTCCAAACCATCTGGGAGAGTCACAAAATTTATGTTTGAACAACCTTTGAGGTTGTTGTCTTCTGCATAACCAGCAGAAATTTTAGCCCTTTTGTGGCTGAACTCAGTGTGTAGGAAAGTGACCTTGCAACCATGTTTGGTTAGAACATTAGAGAATTGTGTTAGGGGATTAATGTGTCCTAACACCGGAAATGGTATAACAAGAAAGTGAGGGATTCCCATTTtgcaaatgaaaaatgttttgctTAGAGAAAGAGAGAATAAATAAGTATATGCTATTGTTGAGAGTAGCTATATGATATTATGATGAATccattgtatatatatatgcaattaaAAATTATGTATTGCACAAAACATGGCCCTGAAAACAGGGGATTGGTCCAAAGACTCGAAGCACAAGACTTCTtacttagaattttttttataaaaattaatttaaaatagttgTCCTATGTCATCTAGCAACTAAGTTCAAATTGGTTATTTGGGAACATAGTTACATGATTTCACTAATTAGGTATTATACTGTGTATCAATTTGcatattaatttatgtgtgtattaaaatattatatatgtatattttttacataaaatattttacatatcgTGTATTGCATACTGTATATTCTTTTAGAGTCTAAACATATTACCTTCCATATAATTATAACTATGTTTTAGTTTAACTAAaaaaatgtttaatatatttttttgacaaGAAAatacttttgttaaaaataatacaaGAAAATCACACAAAACCATATCTTAGTAGTGTTTAGTTCTAGATAATTTTGTGTTCAAAGATTCAAATATAatgaattttcaaattaaacaataatacaCTGAAAACAAATCCAAATTAACTTCCAAATTATTATACATATCATTGTATTACTATTTTGCCCAATTGacaaatttttcaagattttttgAAGATTGGCCACCTTCACCTAGGTTTTTCCTAGTCACTTCCTTCAATTTTGAAGACCTTTCTCTTATGCCTTCATCACCAAGTAATTGCTCCACCTTCTTCCTTATCTCTTCTTTTGATATGAATCCATTTTCATCCTTGACTAATTCCATTCCAACTTTCCACACATCACAAATATATGATTTATTCCAAAACTGATCAATAAAAAATGGCCAACACAAGAAGGATACTCCACTATATACACCTTCAATAGTAGAATTCCAACCACAGTGACTTATGAAGCAAGAAATAGCAGCATGTTGCAATATTTTCTTTTGTGACACCCAACTAACAattttacctttatttccatGAAATTCATTTGGAAATGCATTATTTTTATCATCATTAATACCTGGTCTTACAACCCAAAGAAAAGGCTTGTCAATGAGATCAAGTGCAAGTGCTAGTTCTTTGAATTGGTTGGATTCCAATACAGCTAAGCTACCAAATGAAACATATACAACagattgaggttgttgttggtCCAACCATTCTAAGCATGTTGTGTCCTCTTGCCAAAATGAAGAacttttgttgttgttattgttgtcacTTTCCATCAATGGTCCAATTGATAGGAACCTTGGTGATATGGATAATGCTCCTGGCTCAAGATCATAGGCACTATTACAAAGGCACCACTCTGCTAATAACTCCATAGTTTTCATTTCTTGCACAAGGTGCTTGAAGAACTCATTGCCTAAATTACACCATAAG harbors:
- the LOC112744556 gene encoding UDP-glycosyltransferase 83A1, with product MGIPHFLAIPFPVLGHINPLTQLSNVLAKHYGCKVTFLNSEFNHKRAKIDDHDEESSSKMIKFVTLPDGLDHEDDRSDLSKVLHSIKSTMPSLLPKLIQDINALDFENKITCILVTVNMGWALEIGHQLGIKGAAFSPFSATSLASIHFIPKLMEDGIIDSDGNPIKSQEIQIAPNMPKMNPKHVLWCNLGNEFFKHLVQEMKTMELLAEWCLCNSAYDLEPGALSISPRFLSIGPLMESDNNNNNKSSSFWQEDTTCLEWLDQQQPQSVVYVSFGSLAVLESNQFKELALALDLIDKPFLWVVRPGINDDKNNAFPNEFHGNKGKIVSWVSQKKILQHAAISCFISHCGWNSTIEGVYSGVSFLCWPFFIDQFWNKSYICDVWKVGMELVKDENGFISKEEIRKKVEQLLGDEGIRERSSKLKEVTRKNLGEGGQSSKNLEKFVNWAK
- the LOC112744555 gene encoding UDP-glycosyltransferase 83A1 encodes the protein MGIPHFLVIPFPVLGHINPLTQFSNVLTKHGCKVTFLHTEFSHKRAKISAGYAEDNNLKGCSNINFVTLPDGLDPEDDRSDIVKLLVSMERSMPLLLPKLIEDINTLDVNNKITCIVVTISMGWALQVAHKFGIKGAFLFPFSATTSASLYCIPRFMHDGIIDSDGIPTKKQEIQLSPNMPMMDTKNLPWVSLGKIFFDNIVQDVMHNMELAEWWLCNSAYDLEPGAFSISPKFLPIGPLIESDNNNNNKSSSFWQEDTTCLEWLDQQQPQSVVYVSFGSLAVMESKQLKELALALDLIDKPFLWVVRTSNDDNKGNNTYPNEFHGSKGKIVSWAPQKKVLNHSAIACFISHCGWNSVVESVSSGVPFLCCPFFSDQFWNKSYICEVWKVGIGLDKDENGFISKEEIRKKVEQLLQDETIKERSLKLKQVIRNNLVEAGQSSKNHEMFINWAK